CACTGATAAAGTTGAGGCGATGTAGGTGTTTTGAAAAGCCCTAATCTCCTGGTTTCTCTcaactgaaaaatttttgccCAAGTATCCAGTTTGGCCTGAGTTTcattaattttcaaaagagcTGGGAGATAATTCCATGAAGCCATTTCTACATTTGCATCTAGCAAATGTTCAAGTATCTCACATTCATGAGAAAATGAAGATTTTAGTGGTGCCATTAATGGATGGTGAAATTTTGTATCATTCGTTTGACTCAGTTTATGAATTTGAGGTAGAAGTTCTTCcagattgttttgttttaacgtaCCAAAGGCGGACAGTTTTTCATAactacaaaagaaacaaactggTTATGACATTGTATCTTGttatgttagaaaaaaaattaatgtacAATTCCATTAGCTCAAGTCTGGCAGAAGCAAATTGAGCAAGTTGGCCAAGTAGATGAACAACAAGCAAATCTAGTTGTGTAACTTTTGAGAACTCTTCTGTCCGTCTACATTCCATTCTTAAAGTATCATAGGCAGATTTCAATGAGTTCTCTTTCCTTAGGAAAGATTTTGGCACAAGAAACAAGAGAGCCATGTATGATTTTTCAGTTGTAGCAAGTTGAGATAAGGTTCCCATGAGATAAGGCCAGATGCCATTTTGATTCTTATTTGTGTCACGTTCCCTATCCTGCATACATATTTCAATGTAGTGTGAATAGCATCTTTAACATTAGACATGTTAACAGAAATCTTCTAAGAAACggaaatgtaaaataaaaaaaaatacgtactACAGCATCTTTGCATTTATCGAACGAAGACTGAGCTAAGCCATTGAAATAGGTCTGAAGGAAATTTTCTTCCCTGTTGGTTGTTGCAAGATCTGCCATTTTCTGGCCATTTCCTTGATGAGAGTTTTCACTGTTTGTAAATGTTCTTTATAGGTTGCAAGCTATAGGAGTGACTGAAAATATGAGATAATGGCCAAAGTATTAGGGAGTGCCTAAAACAGTAAAATAGGTTTTCGACTAAAACGTGAAACTCAAAGTGGAGTTCAAATTGTTGTTCTGCGATTTAGACGCTTTAGGcctttttggcaaaaaaattaataaatagaaaaatatcgTTGCAAGAAAATTTTGGGAAACAAGCGAAACGGTGACGGAAAGCCGCCCTCTTTTGTCAAATATTCAAAGGCACTATTAACATGCGACTATATATGCAAGACTCCTAAGCCTATACACTTCCATTTCAACTTCAACTGTTGAAAAGTATTCGTGGGGTTATGCAACATTTGCTAGATCATCGCCAACCCGCTCAAAAAAAAGTACGAGAGGTGGTAGAAAATATAGCTTGTGCTAATGCCTCTTGGATAAGCCGAAATATTAGAATATTGTTGTAGTTCACGAACGCCTTCAATTTCGGTGAATGTATTGTATGTTCTAGTAATACCTGAGACTCTATGTAGCCTATTGCTGTTCTCAATACTCTTCTTCTTGAATCCAGCGCCTTACTATGCTTTCCGTGCAAATAACCTAAGTACGTACATACGTAAATTTTATGAAACACCATGCCATTGCTATTTTCTTAGTAGCAAAAGAACGACAAGCTTTTTCTGCATGCGGCTCTATGCAATACAATATACTAATAGTTCATTGAGGCAACAGAAAACACGTTGATAAAGTGAAAGCCGTCAACCGTATATTTATTAATTGCAAGAGGGCCGGagcagagagaaaaaaaattctttcagtATTTACAATACACAACAAGAGTGGAGACAATCGAACGTAAGAACCCGTCGATCATGTCATCCAAATCGAAAAACCCAGCccctatttgaaaaaaatattacagaGTACAGAGACGGGTTGAATGATGAATGTTGTAACAGccatctaaaaaagaaatttgacaataaaacaaaagaaatcaaagacaaAACCCTTCTCTATAACGTTATTCGACAAATAacgagaataaaagaaaagccgtTTTCTACAGAGATATGAAAAAGGACGGTCTCCAGGAAATTTGCAATACACACTTAtgcacaatttttgttttgagtggaaaaaagaaaaagaaaaagaaaaaaattaaaagaaaaaaaaaatgttgatctCTGTTTTActgattgaaaaattaaataaactCTGTCATGGTTGGTTCGGCTACACAAGCTTTTTGACATGTTGTCCAATGGTCTCTTTATTATATAGGTCACCCAACGACCCGACGCCATTCGAATTCACACGCACACGTTCACgcacacaaataataataataaaaaaaaacacatacatacacaaaCCTTCCCTAGCACACGCAGTTTGGTTTACATTCTTTCTACaaggaaaagcaaaacagcGTAGAGACCCACCCCAACATGGTTGCTGTCCAACAATGCTTTTCTCTCTAATGTTTTGATAATTACAAAATAATCTAGACTGTGTGAAACTGGGAAGAGCCATTTTAAAGAAAGACACATTTGAAGAATGAAAtgcagagaaaaagaaaaagagacagacCAGGGCCCACttgcaaatgaaaataaaaacgagcggaaaacaaggaaaaacaaacataaacgaaaagaatgtcCAAGTAATAGCCAAATTGACAGAAAAAGGAGCGGTCATATACATTCACGGACAACATCCCAAACTGCGTTCAAACTATGTAAAAGACGGGTGAACGCAGTAGGGAGATGACGGCGCCATCACCGAAGATGCTCGAAAATGACGTCAATTCCACTCCCCGTAGTAAGACGCTCGCGACGGCGCTGCAATTGGGACATAACTGCGCGGTATCGGCAAGCGGCCGTAGATGCGGGAGTAAGCCGAGTCTGTGAGCTCTGTTTCTAAAAGCGGCAAtaaaaacagttttaaaaaattgattgtggatttcaaaaaattgaattaataTCGTCGAGAAGTAAAGTTCATTATGTTGTGTCTAGAGTTCATCGTTTCCTTGCACCCCGAGCCTGCTATATTTATGCTTTCAATCTGACAGCTTTTCTATAGTCAGACAAAACAAGGGCTGCCCATCGGATATTTACAAGATGTTATTCACTGTAGCCATAAACAAAATAGGTTGCTACTTTAGAAACGAGTAACATATCCATAAAAACAGCAACCGCCTGCTATTTTTTCCGTTTGACACGAAGACTATTCATATCACTGGTTGCAAGAATGTACGATCGAAGCGAGAGCAAAATACGttgcaaataaaaatgacaaaTAGAATGCTGCACAGTCTCAGATaactaaagaaaacaagacaaagacagaaggaaagagagagaagcaaCTTTGTCGCAATGCCTTACcagcaataacaaaaaaaatacagcgGAGAGAAAGTAGCCCAACAACCTGGTCATGCATCCCAATAACACTCCCATTCTGCTGCGTCTGGTCgagcaataaacaaaaaagagagaaagaatttGATCACCCATCGATTCACAAAATCGTGGtaacagtttttgttttcattttgtaagaTGCCGTCATGAAGAACACAGCTGGAAGCTGAGCGGAAGAAAgtacagattttttttttctttacattttttaggAAAAATAAGTCTTCATGTCTAAACGGCAGTCAACGAGTAACGGAAAATAGCCATAATGGTCACAACATAGCGGTTACTGATTTTCGTACGAGCGAAAAGCAACCGAATGTAGGATGACGTGAAGACATTATGTGGATGTACCGTTGGGAAATGTTGCCATCTCGGTTGCGGTCGTCGGTTGTCGTCTTTGTGGATATGTAGGTAGCGAACGTAAGGAAATATAAGGAACATATAGgaatggaatgaaaaaaaataaggggaaaAATAAGAGggtaaaaagaaggaaaggaGTAGGGTGGCGTCAGTGACTTCGATTTTTTAGCTGTACGGTGTGCTGAGGGTGCGGATGTTTGCCACAGCTTTCTTGTACGTCTTGATCGTCGTGGCCGTGTCTGTCAGCGTAATATAGAAGAAGTACATGTCAAAGCTGGCCGATTTTGCACTATTTTGTCAGGTTTCATGAGCGCAAATCGACAAGGATGTAGTCAACACAATTTTCATTGCGATTAAAATAGAATACTGAAAAGTCATTGGTACAGGATCAAGTTAGACTAGAAACTACATCTAAACTTCAGTTCGGAACCGGGTAGTATCAGCTTGTCATTCTGAGCGACCCTTTTATAGTTTTGTCCGAACCGAGAGTCCATAAAAAGAAGTTATAGGTCGATAGATGAATGCCAAATacagagtgagagagagagaaagaaacgaagaaagatGAATGGCTAGTCAAGAGCTGAAAGACTTTCTATTCGGGGTAGAATCCAAAGGTACGGTATGGGAATGGGAAAGGACTCACCTGGGCTGTATCCGTGTAATTGGGATGGATGGGAAGGTACCCACGACGTAGGATTGCGTTCGAAAGGATAAGCTTTCCATAACCGGTGGATATCGGGTGTGACGCTGCTCTGCAGCGAGGCTGTGCGTTTCGCGTacgaaaaatgggaaaaagcaAGGGAAATgagatcaataaaaaaaaaaggaaaccaagTCTCGAGCTTTGACGATTTCCTTTCTCACggtcgccatttttctttaagcaTTCCAGCAGTCTTTGTTATCCCACATGACTCCCTTTATTGAAAAttggcaatttttttgtttgtattccttccccctttttttcgtttgtctactttgattttaaaaacagcGACCGTGCGGATGGAAACGACGAGGCTGTGTAGGTGGACGCCAACCATAGGAAAGGGAAAGTTCGTTTCACGTTAGGGAATATAATaatgaatgtaaaaaaaaaaatatcgtgaTTCAGTGCGACACCATAAGACCATAAAACGTGTCACCCAGGTATAAAAAGATGCGTTGTGGACGTTCAGCTAGTTTTATAAACAGTTTTGtgcaatgggaaaaaaaaaaataggcgtCAAAACCAATTACCCATTCCACTGTCGAAGCTTCGCGAATGCCACATTTGATGGGCCTGCATGGGATGTCCGTGGGACAAGGCGGCCTGGTATGTGCCTACGTGAGGAGTCATCTTCATCTTGATTTCAGTTCCACTCTCTTTGACCGGCTCCTTCGTGTTCTTGTTCTTGACAAAGTTGGAGACGCGAGCACGTAGACCGCAGTAATAGGGATCGTCTGTTCAatcgggataaaaaaaaaagaaaaaaaaaagcacgaaTAATGAAACCATGATTTCATGAACGGgggaaaaaagtaaacaaaaataaataaatgaaaaagaaaaagtgcaaCGACCCATACACAATTGATTCACAAAGTACAAAAGATACGGTAAAAAGAGAGAGGTTCACTGTCCCGTCCTTGCCAAGTCATCATTAACGAGTGGAAAGCTGCCCTGCGTCATTATCGCGGTAGCTAGTACCTTTACGAAACCAATCCGttcgtcacacacacacacacatgcatcAGTGAAAGTGCCTCTGTCCAGATTGGACATCGACACAACATGTTGCCACACGCGAAATTGCTACCGGCACTGAGTATCCAATCACGCCAATGTTGAGGGGAACAAAGCCGCAACACCTCGACACGGTTGTTGGATCGTTTGTTCATTAATACTAGGGTACGCACTTGCGGCGCTGATGATTCGTTGTACTTAATTGTAGAAACTCTCACCGTATTTTTTGTCGGTCGACAATAGCTTTTCCTTGCTGGGACGGGTTGTGGCAAAGGCTTTGTATCCGTTCTCGTCAATCTCGTCGTAATCcggctgcaaaaaaaaatcaaggattttttcgttaaatacgcaatacaaaatcaaaatttttttaatcacgGCTCACTCACTTTTGGAATGTTGGAGCCATAGATGCCATTATCGCGTGGTGGCAGCTTTGGTGGTTTGTCGCCACGTTTAGTACCAACGACGCCGTTAGAATTGGCCGGAGCGGAACCGCTTCCGTTGTTGCTGTTGCCGTTGTGCGACGAGCTGCCGCTCGAGCCGCTGCCAGCCACACTGTACGGGTCCTCGTCGGGGATCGGGATGCGCGGTCGGTTGCGGATGTCGTTGCGCTTACTAACAGGTGGCATCTTTGATTTGAGCATATCCATGGCCACAATGTTGACGATCATGACCCAGCAAGGACAGTTGAGCAGCTCCATATCGTTCTTGGCGAAGGCAATGGCCGTGATGCATTGCATCTCCAACTTGCGGCGGTCCGGGTAGGCGCGTTTCAGCTCGCGGGACACGTTCTGCTGGAACTTTTTCATATCAAACAGCTGCGCGACGATGGAATCGTGACGAGAATAGCAACGaaatcaaggaaaaagaacggAAGAACAAACGGAGATTAGTTTCACAGTACGACAGATGGCTCTGAATGTTTCTTTTACCAGGTAACCCTTGCCGAATTCCAAAGCTCCTTGCGGCAGCTTAAGGATGTCGTTGCCGATGCCGTTCTCATCTGAAGTGTTCTTGATGTAGATGTTGCTCTTGGAGACGCGCTTGATGTGGATGTTGCCTTTCTCGTCCATGCGCACCTTGGCGCCCTCGCCGATTTGACGCTTGGCCTCCTCGGTCCGGTTGTCGCGCATCGGGTTGTCGAAACCGTTCAATCCGATCCTATACGAATGAAGGGCAAAAAGCGAAAGGACGAATTAATATCAATACAGGCCTCCCGCTTATACGAGCACATTTAATCATTTTGTAAATCAAATTGCTGAACCGAAAGTTCCACCGTTATCATCAGCTGTGGCAttctttggtttttatttcttatttttttccatttggcTGCATCTCGATTTGTGTGTCAATGGAACGTGGGGGCCTGGaaaggctctttttttttccttataaGGCCGTCACCTGGCGCGCGTCGCGTAGGCATCTGCTGCTAGCCCGGCAGATATTTCTCGCGTTTTACCGTGGCTGTCTCGCGTTTTGGCTGGATGCCAcggttttctttctcttcaatgcGCAGGATCCCGTTTGACACATTTGGTTACACGTACACGAATCCGTGTAAAGCGGAGAAAAATGGGTCACTTTGGCCAAGTGAGCGCGCAACAAATAGATCAACGCGCAGTGCGTGCAGCGGAACAAGCTGGTGAAAAGAGTTGGCTCTATTGCGTAGTTGTCACTCGAGTGTGGTGAATGCCCAATCGTATGTACATTTAGCGCGATTCGAtggaaaggaaaggaaaaaaaaaaaaaaaaacgcagacACGAGAGAAATGTCGAGAATCAACTTTCGCCCCCTCGAGCTTGATTCTTCAGCGATGAGGGGACGGATAACGACCGTGTACTCACGGGACGATTGAGGCTACGCGGAAGAAGTCGACTTCCCTATTTCACGTCATGGCGCAAGTGGCCGCCGTCCCTCTCGTCAtcagcaaagaaaaagtcggCAGCGCGTTTCACACGGTGCGCGCTTGCGCGTTTTGCTTGACCGCTCCTTCGATGACTGACTACCATCGCTGACCAACTTCATATCGCATGCAAACAACGATGGAAGCAAGAAATGGACACAGCGACAGCACAAGAAACGGAAGAGATAGACGCcactttttcttcctttaaatTCTTTGAATCGAAAGTTTGTTGGCCCTCTCTGCTTTTTGTTGATTGAAGGCTCGTTTACGCACTGGAGGTTCGGTCGGTTGGAAAATGATACGGCTGAGTAACGAGAGGTGATTGGCCAGGAATAAtatgcaaacaaacaaaaaaaaaaaagagaaaatgtagTGAAATGGTTACCGAAAACCGTCGAATCCATCGTCGCTTCCGTTAATCTGAATGGGAATGGCCCTGGCGTACGCTTTGGCCACACGACGATTGCGCTCCATGACGATGAGCTTGGCCCAGATTTCGTCGTCGATTTGATGCCATTTGTCCAGCACCTCTTGGATGTGATCctaatcaaatcaaatacaaaaataaacaacaaacgtCAATAAAGAATTTCAGCGCCAGCAAAATAAAACCACAAAATTTTCAAGATAATTCTATTAGCACCAGCCATGGATTTACAATCAAGCAGAGGCGCTGAATCGAATCGAGTCACGCTCCGTTGATTTAGAAAGTCTCAACAGAGAATTATTAACAACGGTCGTAAACGGATGCGATCAGTGACGATCACAATATTGAACGTCTTATACCCACCCttcgttcccttttttgtgcAACGAGAAATCGATATCGTCCGTGCATTGGAGAGGAgacaaacaatgaaaaacagaGGGAACGCAGCTTCCATCTTCACGATGCTCTTGTATGGCCATCACCCAAAAGTGAAATGTTTGAGGCACGCGTTGAAACATGAAGACATATTTCtgttcatctttctttttccccctttcaaaaataagaaagaagagatcGGAATCGACGATCCGTGAGCCATGACCGCCGTCCGGAGTCAACACGATCCCGAGCCACACAATAAAAGTTCCATCAAAACAAACATacagagagggaaaaaagcgtaaaaattgaagggaaataaaaaaaaaaaaaaaaaaaaagacaagagaagaATAGAAAATAAGGCAAAAGACGAGTATGCAcgtacaataaaaaaaaaaaaaagagagaagagagggAATCACGCGACGTGGCCCCAAAAAAAAGTCACACGGACTCGGCGCGTCCCTGACTCAGCAGTCAGCGCTCGTTcaagaaaacacgaaaaagtGAAAGGATCTTGGAAAAGAATATCTACAGCTAGTGCAAGTGTCTATCTTCTCTTTCTATTAAAGTCGATATCGGGGggtcgtgtaaaaaaaaaatggagaaataaaaaaaaaactaggggaaaacaagacacaaaAAACATGACTGCTGGGAAAGAAAACAGACGCGGACATGACTTTCGTTTCGTTCCGACACGTTCGAATGGCGCGCCAATTGCCAGGCAGAACCGCGAGATGTGGatgaagcaaaataaaataaaaagaaattgcctttttttcatATTGCTTCTAATGGTTTCTTGTGTTCTTTTCAAGTTGAAAAGGAAAGGCCAGAAGCTTTTCAGCTGGGTGGTAGCTAGATAGGGATAATAGTTCATCGTCacttgctttgtttttttttatttaacaggCTACCCACAGAACCGAGAAATATGACGCAATTTTGGGCCGGTAATGTTCATATATTTCTCGTCTGACGGAATCGCTTGGCTGCATGGAatatccatttaaaaaaaaaaaaaaggaaatacaacagaaaatgaaatgaaacgagaGACATAAGATTATCTTTCCACGCGATGCCCACTCTGTCCTTGGATagttgacaatttttttttttctcgtgacATTTCCCTGCTATTATTAcgcctctctttctctttttctttgtcgtcgttttttgtgtttttgttggattttgttgtttttcccccttccTTCCTCTGAACAGAATGTGTAATTAGATGAGCTCGGAAAGCTATACATCTATTCGGCTTCTTTGCTCTTCAATCTCCATTCTCTTCCGTGAAGTCGTGAACCTGACGCTTGACCCGCTTAAACATAAATACACGTCACAACCTCTTTGAGGGGGCAAAACCAAACACGAACGAAATCTACGGTTACTTCTAGAGTCTAGCCTCTACGAGGTCTCGAATGCGCAGTTCACATTTATAATACGCTACATAGTCATTTTCTGTCATCGAAGCATGACGAATAGGCAACGGATACGGGCGGAGGAGCGAGGATGGAAGTTGTAACTACCCAATTCCGTCATTTAGACCCTTTCACTTTCCACCATTTCCTGGTGTGCTTTATGAAAGGGCGCTTCGTTGTCGTCGGACACGAAAGCAAAACCATTCAACCTTCCAAGTTGACTTCCTCGTTTGTTCCCACCATAAGATCATTATCGTGTCTCTCAGTGTCTTTTGACTTTCCACATGGTTCATGAAGGAATTCAGCGTTTGTCCCTTGGCAATTTTCGGTTACCGAAAGTCATGCCATTTCCTCAGCGTTGTCGAGTTCGCTGCGCTATGGTTTGCCCATCGAAAGTACAAGTGGGTACcagattttaaaaatacctATAACCTTGATATTGAGAAATATGTCGACATTTCCTCTTGACCAACTGGCATCCATCAACTGTTGCGAGAAGTTTACACAAGCCGTTCCAGTAGGTTCTATGAACTCTGAACACGAAATGCCAAACACACAATTTCTCCCCCCTATTCTTCTCTATTTAActcgttttattttcctttagaCTACGCATTGCCACACAGAAATCAAAACACACGCATTACAACCCACCCACGTTCTTCTGCCTCCCACTCCCATGTTCCTGTCTATTGTGttgatttcaatattttctttttgaatgtgTGTTAACCTTCGCTGCGGAAGAAAGATCACCGACAAGAAGAAACACAACAAATTGCGGAGGTTACTGTTCTCGACGCGGGTCTTTGCAGCCCCCCCGCCATCAGCTTTAGATACGTGCATTAAAATCCCGGGACCCCCCccaccaaaagaaaatcctcCCTTCATCTTTTATCTCCATCTCCATCTCTCAGCCACCTACACAGATCTTTTCCCTAAGTGAAGTCGATTCACTATAGGAACACGTTGTACGTCTAACGTGTGTATAatctcgtgttttttttttctttcttcaaattttatttagtgAACGCGTACTATATTGCGCACACACAGCTTAGGAGGGGGGGTGTCCAACCGATGGCGGATCTTGACTTGGCAAGTGGAGGGGGGTCCTTCACGGTAGGTACATAATAACTACAATATACTATATGGCCAGATTtctcctcttttctcttctggAGTTCCACACAGGacgggggagagaaaaaaaaaaaaaaggtcacgCACGGggtggggggaaaaaaacgaacacaAAAATGTCGATTGTTACGTCGACCAGCACACAAAACACAACAAGGACCACTATATGGTACCATCATCTCTCTTTTtgactgcttttttttttctggtccTCTTGTTGTGTCTGCGTGTGTTATGCCGGCCTCTCAAAGTCAGACAAATAGATGCGAAGGCCCCGTATATATCAGATGGAGTTGAGCGattatttacgttttttacCTTTGCATAGACGTATTCACCCCCGTCGAGAGCCGAGGAGCTCTCCGCGTCCCCAACTAATAAACCTCTTTTCCACTCGTAAGTCATAAAAGTTTACGAGCTTTCTCTGGGAAATGTGAATAAGTAGACAGACACAATAAGGAGTGTAGGAATAAATAGGGGGGATATTTGAGACAAAACGAGTGCTCTTTCTGTGACGACGAGACAGTGGCCCTTTTCCCGTGTTTCGTCTATTCCTTTCGGTTCCTATCACTCTCAGCTCGCAATAATATCAGCGTGAATGATTGGCTAGTCCGTTCGGAT
The nucleotide sequence above comes from Daphnia carinata strain CSIRO-1 chromosome 3, CSIRO_AGI_Dcar_HiC_V3, whole genome shotgun sequence. Encoded proteins:
- the LOC130685630 gene encoding uncharacterized protein LOC130685630 isoform X2; this encodes MKMISTRPVPDIPIGIKTGKIADCSCDNNFGGGQAAGSRMEPYFKQPELPEDCKFMEPYIKGYERDWNSGPAIGQDMVSRRRILSRSRDDLHLDNFPEEEDDVWHIKEKLYKDHIQEVLDKWHQIDDEIWAKLIVMERNRRVAKAYARAIPIQINGSDDGFDGFRIGLNGFDNPMRDNRTEEAKRQIGEGAKVRMDEKGNIHIKRVSKSNIYIKNTSDENGIGNDILKLPQGALEFGKGYLLFDMKKFQQNVSRELKRAYPDRRKLEMQCITAIAFAKNDMELLNCPCWVMIVNIVAMDMLKSKMPPVSKRNDIRNRPRIPIPDEDPYSVAGSGSSGSSSHNGNSNNGSGSAPANSNGVVGTKRGDKPPKLPPRDNGIYGSNIPKPDYDEIDENGYKAFATTRPSKEKLLSTDKKYDDPYYCGLRARVSNFVKNKNTKEPVKESGTEIKMKMTPHVGTYQAALSHGHPMQAHQMWHSRSFDSGMASLQSSVTPDIHRLWKAYPFERNPTSWVPSHPSQLHGYSPETELTDSAYSRIYGRLPIPRSYVPIAAPSRASYYGEWN
- the LOC130685630 gene encoding uncharacterized protein LOC130685630 isoform X5, which produces MWTLQRSATSNTQTAAKESLANKSFTLQRLSNVQRDNNRSGPAIGQDMVSRRRILSRSRDDLHLDNFPEEEDDVWHIKEKLYKDHIQEVLDKWHQIDDEIWAKLIVMERNRRVAKAYARAIPIQINGSDDGFDGFRIGLNGFDNPMRDNRTEEAKRQIGEGAKVRMDEKGNIHIKRVSKSNIYIKNTSDENGIGNDILKLPQGALEFGKGYLLFDMKKFQQNVSRELKRAYPDRRKLEMQCITAIAFAKNDMELLNCPCWVMIVNIVAMDMLKSKMPPVSKRNDIRNRPRIPIPDEDPYSVAGSGSSGSSSHNGNSNNGSGSAPANSNGVVGTKRGDKPPKLPPRDNGIYGSNIPKPDYDEIDENGYKAFATTRPSKEKLLSTDKKYDDPYYCGLRARVSNFVKNKNTKEPVKESGTEIKMKMTPHVGTYQAALSHGHPMQAHQMWHSRSFDSGMASLQSSVTPDIHRLWKAYPFERNPTSWVPSHPSQLHGYSPETELTDSAYSRIYGRLPIPRSYVPIAAPSRASYYGEWN
- the LOC130685630 gene encoding uncharacterized protein LOC130685630 isoform X3, yielding MLSAVVVVFFYLFSSWEKDSEKNSGPAIGQDMVSRRRILSRSRDDLHLDNFPEEEDDVWHIKEKLYKDHIQEVLDKWHQIDDEIWAKLIVMERNRRVAKAYARAIPIQINGSDDGFDGFRIGLNGFDNPMRDNRTEEAKRQIGEGAKVRMDEKGNIHIKRVSKSNIYIKNTSDENGIGNDILKLPQGALEFGKGYLLFDMKKFQQNVSRELKRAYPDRRKLEMQCITAIAFAKNDMELLNCPCWVMIVNIVAMDMLKSKMPPVSKRNDIRNRPRIPIPDEDPYSVAGSGSSGSSSHNGNSNNGSGSAPANSNGVVGTKRGDKPPKLPPRDNGIYGSNIPKPDYDEIDENGYKAFATTRPSKEKLLSTDKKYDDPYYCGLRARVSNFVKNKNTKEPVKESGTEIKMKMTPHVGTYQAALSHGHPMQAHQMWHSRSFDSGMASLQSSVTPDIHRLWKAYPFERNPTSWVPSHPSQLHGYSPDTATTIKTYKKAVANIRTLSTPYS
- the LOC130685630 gene encoding uncharacterized protein LOC130685630 isoform X1; protein product: MLSAVVVVFFYLFSSWEKDSEKNSGPAIGQDMVSRRRILSRSRDDLHLDNFPEEEDDVWHIKEKLYKDHIQEVLDKWHQIDDEIWAKLIVMERNRRVAKAYARAIPIQINGSDDGFDGFRIGLNGFDNPMRDNRTEEAKRQIGEGAKVRMDEKGNIHIKRVSKSNIYIKNTSDENGIGNDILKLPQGALEFGKGYLLFDMKKFQQNVSRELKRAYPDRRKLEMQCITAIAFAKNDMELLNCPCWVMIVNIVAMDMLKSKMPPVSKRNDIRNRPRIPIPDEDPYSVAGSGSSGSSSHNGNSNNGSGSAPANSNGVVGTKRGDKPPKLPPRDNGIYGSNIPKPDYDEIDENGYKAFATTRPSKEKLLSTDKKYDDPYYCGLRARVSNFVKNKNTKEPVKESGTEIKMKMTPHVGTYQAALSHGHPMQAHQMWHSRSFDSGMASLQSSVTPDIHRLWKAYPFERNPTSWVPSHPSQLHGYSPETELTDSAYSRIYGRLPIPRSYVPIAAPSRASYYGEWN
- the LOC130685630 gene encoding uncharacterized protein LOC130685630 isoform X4, translated to MLSAVVVVFFYLFSSWEKDSEKNSGPAIGQDMVSRRRILSRSRDDLHLDNFPEEEDDVWHIKEKLYKDHIQEVLDKWHQIDDEIWAKLIVMERNRRVAKAYARAIPIQINGSDDGFDGFRIGLNGFDNPMRDNRTEEAKRQIGEGAKVRMDEKGNIHIKRVSKSNIYIKNTSDENGIGNDILKLPQGALEFGKGYLLFDMKKFQQNVSRELKRAYPDRRKLEMQCITAIAFAKNDMELLNCPCWVMIVNIVAMDMLKSKMPPVSKRNDIRNRPRIPIPDEDPYSVAGSGSSGSSSHNGNSNNGSGSAPANSNGVVGTKRGDKPPKLPPRDNGIYGSNIPKPDYDEIDENGYKAFATTRPSKEKLLSTDKKYDDPYYCGLRARVSNFVKNKNTKEPVKESGTEIKMKMTPHVGTYQAALSHGHPMQAHQMWHSRSFDSGMETELTDSAYSRIYGRLPIPRSYVPIAAPSRASYYGEWN
- the LOC130685630 gene encoding uncharacterized protein LOC130685630 isoform X8, whose amino-acid sequence is MVSRRRILSRSRDDLHLDNFPEEEDDVWHIKEKLYKDHIQEVLDKWHQIDDEIWAKLIVMERNRRVAKAYARAIPIQINGSDDGFDGFRIGLNGFDNPMRDNRTEEAKRQIGEGAKVRMDEKGNIHIKRVSKSNIYIKNTSDENGIGNDILKLPQGALEFGKGYLLFDMKKFQQNVSRELKRAYPDRRKLEMQCITAIAFAKNDMELLNCPCWVMIVNIVAMDMLKSKMPPVSKRNDIRNRPRIPIPDEDPYSVAGSGSSGSSSHNGNSNNGSGSAPANSNGVVGTKRGDKPPKLPPRDNGIYGSNIPKPDYDEIDENGYKAFATTRPSKEKLLSTDKKYDDPYYCGLRARVSNFVKNKNTKEPVKESGTEIKMKMTPHVGTYQAALSHGHPMQAHQMWHSRSFDSGMASLQSSVTPDIHRLWKAYPFERNPTSWVPSHPSQLHGYSPETELTDSAYSRIYGRLPIPRSYVPIAAPSRASYYGEWN
- the LOC130685630 gene encoding uncharacterized protein LOC130685630 isoform X7, whose amino-acid sequence is MSFLEAQEKCVSGPAIGQDMVSRRRILSRSRDDLHLDNFPEEEDDVWHIKEKLYKDHIQEVLDKWHQIDDEIWAKLIVMERNRRVAKAYARAIPIQINGSDDGFDGFRIGLNGFDNPMRDNRTEEAKRQIGEGAKVRMDEKGNIHIKRVSKSNIYIKNTSDENGIGNDILKLPQGALEFGKGYLLFDMKKFQQNVSRELKRAYPDRRKLEMQCITAIAFAKNDMELLNCPCWVMIVNIVAMDMLKSKMPPVSKRNDIRNRPRIPIPDEDPYSVAGSGSSGSSSHNGNSNNGSGSAPANSNGVVGTKRGDKPPKLPPRDNGIYGSNIPKPDYDEIDENGYKAFATTRPSKEKLLSTDKKYDDPYYCGLRARVSNFVKNKNTKEPVKESGTEIKMKMTPHVGTYQAALSHGHPMQAHQMWHSRSFDSGMASLQSSVTPDIHRLWKAYPFERNPTSWVPSHPSQLHGYSPETELTDSAYSRIYGRLPIPRSYVPIAAPSRASYYGEWN